One stretch of Cetobacterium sp. ZOR0034 DNA includes these proteins:
- the rpoZ gene encoding DNA-directed RNA polymerase subunit omega, with the protein MKKVITYDELLDKIPNKYTLTITAGKRAREIGKGAPVLTKVSKKDTVVKKTFREIVDGRITFAEVAEELAND; encoded by the coding sequence ATGAAAAAAGTAATTACTTATGATGAATTATTAGATAAAATACCTAATAAGTACACATTGACAATAACGGCTGGGAAGAGAGCAAGAGAGATAGGTAAAGGAGCTCCTGTATTAACAAAGGTTTCTAAAAAAGATACTGTTGTTAAAAAGACTTTCAGAGAAATAGTAGATGGAAGAATAACTTTTGCCGAAGTTGCGGAGGAGTTAGCAAATGACTAA